The genomic DNA attGCAATAAGACAATTAAAACCAATGAAGATCATTCATATAGCTCCAACCAATAAACACCATGAAAAGCAGGCAATAaactaattattaaaacaaatcgAAACTCTTTATCTTTCCTCACGGATTATGGTTTTTACATATGGAAAATCCTGAACTAGATAACACTATTCAGTGTGAAGTTGTTTAATATTAGGTGCTCATCTTTCATTAAACAACTTGTTTTTACTGCAATTCGCATTAACATTAAGAGTTGAATTCTTAAAACATAgaacaattttattttctttattattctTCTCTATATAACCCTGATGCAAACAGTGTGATATTTCATGCATCAAAAAATAAAACCAAGTAGAGAAGCAAAATTCGAGTCTTTTCCGATGCTATGGACAGCATCATCATACTTTTTTTGGTAGTACCACTTAACGTGTTCTAAAAGTTACCATAATTTGCTATGCAATAGGTTTGATATCCATTATTTCTTGATTTGATATCCATTATTTCTTTATTTGCTTTTTGAGATTTTTTTACTTACTTTCTTTAGAAGTCTTTCTATTTTTGAACATTCTATTACTTATTCCAGGGTGAGCTTCTAATATTACCGAATAACAATATTACTTTTCGATACTTTCCAACATATAACTAACTTCAAATGCACCATGAtattatgaattttttttcattttttggaaTACTTGATAAAATATATACACGATcagtaatataatatttatattacattCAAGAAACATATTTACCTACCAAATTCAAGACTAGATTCAATTACAAACACGATAATGATTGTTGAACGTTGAATttgaccacctaatttaattagtttaaccATTTAATTTATTGAGTTGTTTTGGCCTATATATATCTGAACCCCACCAAAGGAGAACTTCATTCCAAACCATCTAAAAGGCTACTAAAGCATTCATTTTTAACTTTCTTGCTTGTTTCTTTTGTCCTTTGATTCTTTTTGTGCAATGGCAAGCTCAAGCAAGAAAACCAAGGGAAAGCAAAAAATTGAGATTAAGATAATTGAAAATGAGGATGATAGGCTCATCTCATTTTCAAAACGACGTTTTGGAATTTATAAGAAAATCTCTGAGCTCTCCACTTTATGTGGCAGTGAGGTTCTCTTTATTATTTTCTCCCCAAAAGGTAAGCCTTATTCGTTTGCTCATCCTTCTATTGAATCTGTCACTAAACGCTTTCTAAACCCAAACCAACCTCTTCATGAAACCACGGATGCTCCTGTTGAGACTTACCGTAAGGTAAGAATCAAGTCGCTAGTCCAAGATTACAATGAGGTTTGCGACCAACTAGATGCatcaaaagaaaaacaaaaggagtTTTCTTTGGCCCAACAATCACGTGGAAGCGAATCtcatcattggtggaaaactccAATATATCAGCTTAACCCAAGGGAGCTCCATGAACGAGACAAACGCTTCACTGAGTTCATCAACTTGATCTCTATTGCAAGGGACAAGAAGATTGTATCCATTTCCTCAATGCATGCTGCAATGGATGAAGATGTCCCTTTTGTCGTTCCTCCTAGATATGGCCCTAGTTTGCAGTAGCTTTTTACCTCAAAGTCCGCAATATcaaatgttatttttattgttttatctTTTATGTTAGTTAGGCTTGTCGATCTTGGGAGTCCTCAAGGCATACATGAACATGCTCATGTAGCTAGCCAACATGCGGTTTATGGTCTCTATTGTAGCAATCCCAAGCCTTAACTATTTAGGGTCTAGGGCTATTTTGGTTCCAATTATGATGTTGTATCAACAATCGACTTTCAATAAACTGGTGCTTATATTAATAACTAGGTCAAGATTCAATTCATAGGTTAATAC from Gossypium arboreum isolate Shixiya-1 chromosome 9, ASM2569848v2, whole genome shotgun sequence includes the following:
- the LOC108455556 gene encoding agamous-like MADS-box protein AGL62 produces the protein MASSSKKTKGKQKIEIKIIENEDDRLISFSKRRFGIYKKISELSTLCGSEVLFIIFSPKGKPYSFAHPSIESVTKRFLNPNQPLHETTDAPVETYRKVRIKSLVQDYNEVCDQLDASKEKQKEFSLAQQSRGSESHHWWKTPIYQLNPRELHERDKRFTEFINLISIARDKKIVSISSMHAAMDEDVPFVVPPRYGPSLQ